A single region of the Sphingobium sp. Cam5-1 genome encodes:
- a CDS encoding AAA family ATPase, whose product MLSGQILDTMISSCENAKTVLRRAAIDPSDRKTLNITMGATVAAEFLGRTPEALAKAEARGRLPAPKVSNNGRRFYTVEDLIAIRETLGIKMGKLPDERAVVIAVQNFKGGVSKSTTSKHLADYLALRGYRVLVVDCDPQASMSVMFDVDLEGLVDETHTLSNFLSPRIDEAESFRKTIRPTAWPNIDICPANLGLQDTEWELTATIEEGPQAIAGAFRMLRIGLEEVRRDYDVIILDPPPAMGFLGVNTLSAADGLLIPVPARQLDYLSTIHFMQTCREAMSLVSKFDASIDYGFIRVVCTMFQPNRTNEAQMLQVMEKTYAGQMLSTPILLSEEIKNAGIAMSSVYEINKPYGSHQTYTRCRNNLNSVFRELEKDICKQWPSRIVQLGTDRLTEAA is encoded by the coding sequence ATGTTGTCAGGCCAGATACTGGATACGATGATCAGCTCCTGCGAGAACGCGAAAACCGTTCTGCGCCGCGCCGCCATCGACCCATCAGACCGCAAGACCCTCAACATCACCATGGGCGCCACGGTCGCTGCGGAGTTTCTCGGGCGAACTCCGGAGGCTCTCGCCAAGGCTGAAGCTCGCGGGCGCCTTCCCGCTCCAAAGGTTTCCAATAATGGCCGCCGCTTCTACACCGTAGAAGATCTGATCGCCATTCGCGAGACGCTCGGCATCAAGATGGGCAAGCTGCCCGACGAACGGGCGGTGGTTATCGCGGTTCAGAACTTCAAGGGCGGCGTGAGCAAGTCCACCACTTCGAAACATCTCGCCGATTATCTGGCGTTACGCGGTTATCGCGTCCTCGTCGTCGACTGCGATCCCCAAGCCTCCATGAGCGTCATGTTCGACGTCGATCTGGAGGGACTGGTGGACGAGACGCATACACTCTCCAATTTCCTGTCTCCCCGTATCGATGAGGCGGAGTCGTTCCGCAAGACCATCAGGCCCACGGCCTGGCCCAATATCGATATTTGCCCGGCGAATCTGGGATTGCAGGACACGGAATGGGAACTGACGGCGACGATCGAGGAAGGCCCTCAAGCGATCGCCGGGGCCTTCCGGATGCTGCGTATCGGATTGGAGGAAGTCCGCCGCGATTATGACGTGATCATTCTCGATCCGCCGCCCGCGATGGGCTTTCTAGGCGTCAATACCCTGAGCGCGGCGGACGGCCTCCTGATCCCCGTTCCTGCCCGCCAGCTTGATTATCTCTCCACCATTCATTTCATGCAGACCTGCCGGGAAGCGATGAGTCTGGTATCCAAGTTCGATGCGTCGATCGACTATGGATTCATCCGCGTGGTTTGCACCATGTTTCAGCCGAACCGCACGAACGAAGCGCAGATGCTCCAGGTCATGGAAAAGACCTATGCGGGCCAGATGCTATCCACTCCGATCCTGCTCTCGGAGGAAATAAAGAACGCCGGCATTGCAATGTCGTCGGTCTACGAAATCAACAAGCCCTATGGTTCGCATCAGACTTATACGCGGTGCCGCAACAATCTCAATTCAGTCTTCCGCGAACTGGAAAAGGATATCTGCAAGCAGTGGCCGTCGCGTATCGTGCAGCTCGGCACTGATCGCCTGACGGAGGCAGCATGA
- a CDS encoding ParB/RepB/Spo0J family partition protein, producing MSSGAGRRRSLLTTAIDSLGSPPAVSEPEAPHAAPAEPSRREPAAPSFLERRGVAFDEIARTVKRLTIRVRPDECSVWPGNARDYAGLSYERCASLIDSIKEENGNREPVVVRRTPDGEKPYELIVGTRRHFSVSWLRENNHAEIDLIARIETLDDEGAFRLADIENREREDVTDLERARNYLHAVDAYYNGIRSHMADRLAIGKQNLHNLLQLAELPDDVVRAFADPADIKVRHGMKLSPLLKQPGLREAILEVAREITREQGERRTAGETPIEGPQVFQRLASASPVRREPARRVKAAVNALDGDQIGMIVSDTRARGITININPRRPINVDEILSALRPVIEAAKFSKK from the coding sequence ATGAGCAGCGGAGCGGGACGACGCCGCAGTCTTTTGACAACTGCCATCGACAGCCTCGGCTCGCCGCCGGCGGTTTCCGAACCAGAGGCGCCGCATGCGGCACCGGCTGAACCATCTCGTCGCGAGCCTGCCGCCCCCTCCTTCCTGGAGAGGCGCGGGGTGGCCTTTGACGAGATCGCGCGCACCGTAAAGCGGCTGACCATCCGTGTACGGCCGGACGAATGCAGCGTGTGGCCGGGCAATGCGCGTGATTATGCCGGGCTTAGCTATGAGCGTTGCGCTTCCCTTATCGACTCCATCAAGGAGGAGAATGGCAACCGGGAACCCGTGGTCGTCCGCCGGACGCCGGACGGTGAAAAGCCCTATGAACTGATCGTCGGGACCAGGCGCCATTTTTCGGTGTCATGGCTGCGCGAGAATAACCACGCCGAGATTGATCTCATCGCGCGCATTGAAACGCTTGACGATGAAGGCGCCTTCCGGCTCGCCGATATAGAGAACAGAGAGCGCGAGGACGTCACCGACCTTGAGCGAGCGCGCAATTATCTTCACGCGGTCGACGCCTATTATAACGGCATCCGCAGCCATATGGCCGATCGCCTCGCGATCGGGAAGCAGAACCTGCACAATCTGCTGCAGCTCGCCGAATTGCCCGACGATGTGGTGCGGGCATTCGCAGATCCGGCCGATATCAAGGTTCGTCACGGCATGAAGCTGTCTCCCCTCCTCAAGCAACCAGGTTTGCGTGAAGCGATCCTGGAGGTCGCAAGAGAGATTACGCGCGAGCAAGGTGAACGGCGAACGGCGGGAGAGACTCCAATCGAAGGCCCGCAAGTCTTCCAGCGCCTTGCTTCGGCCAGTCCGGTAAGGCGGGAGCCCGCGCGCCGCGTGAAAGCCGCGGTCAATGCCCTGGACGGCGATCAGATCGGCATGATTGTCTCTGACACACGGGCGCGCGGAATTACGATCAACATCAATCCGCGAAGGCCGATCAACGTAGACGAAATTCTCTCGGCCCTGCGCCCGGTCATCGAGGCCGCGAAGTTCAGCAAAAAATAG
- a CDS encoding replication initiator protein A — MVSKKVGRDDSQVDLFLPQLTALPLRDQRETMERPFFSLSKRKRLKPIDYVSPDGKVTVHVSANSEYGLATIYDLDVLIYCASVLIEHKRRGVNDIPQTLHVVPYDMLSTLKRDVGGRAYELLGNALDRLQSTTVKTNIRSGDAVETTFSWIDSHSQLKDRNGQVRGMRITLAKWFYDGVLMEGGVLAIDPAYFSLTGGRERWLYRVARKHAGGAGPDGFSISMPTLYEKSGAEGDYRRFKFEMTKIARENSLPGYSLELLQRDGGEPFLRMAKRALDEVPSPSPSSGFAPAVDASKPGTAAAEEEPVSFPLQGSIAFGAFGAIARANLPSPQRDHEAVANDFRNFLRSRDIAFDASNITQIFATFCTKQRSAI; from the coding sequence ATGGTTTCCAAGAAGGTCGGTCGAGACGACAGTCAGGTAGACCTGTTCCTCCCGCAGCTCACCGCCCTGCCCTTGCGCGATCAGCGCGAGACGATGGAGCGTCCCTTTTTCTCGCTTTCAAAACGCAAGCGCCTCAAGCCGATCGATTATGTAAGTCCCGACGGAAAGGTGACGGTTCACGTCAGCGCCAACTCGGAATATGGCCTTGCGACCATCTATGATCTGGACGTCCTGATTTATTGCGCCTCGGTCCTGATCGAACACAAGAGGCGGGGTGTGAACGACATCCCCCAAACCCTTCACGTCGTCCCCTATGACATGCTTTCAACGCTCAAGCGTGATGTGGGCGGCAGGGCCTATGAATTGCTCGGCAATGCACTGGACCGCCTGCAGTCGACGACCGTCAAAACCAACATCCGCTCGGGCGATGCGGTGGAAACCACCTTTTCCTGGATCGACAGCCACAGCCAGCTCAAGGACCGCAATGGGCAAGTGCGCGGGATGCGGATTACGCTGGCCAAATGGTTCTATGATGGCGTTCTCATGGAAGGCGGCGTACTTGCCATCGATCCGGCCTATTTCTCGCTGACGGGTGGGCGAGAGCGCTGGCTTTATCGCGTAGCGCGCAAACATGCGGGCGGAGCCGGCCCTGACGGATTCTCGATTTCCATGCCGACATTGTACGAGAAATCGGGCGCGGAGGGGGATTATCGTCGCTTCAAATTCGAGATGACGAAAATCGCACGAGAGAACAGTCTTCCTGGATATTCGCTGGAACTTCTTCAGCGCGATGGCGGCGAGCCGTTCCTTCGGATGGCCAAACGTGCTCTGGATGAAGTCCCCTCCCCCTCCCCTTCAAGCGGCTTCGCGCCCGCCGTTGACGCCTCGAAGCCCGGGACCGCCGCTGCCGAGGAAGAGCCCGTGAGTTTCCCCTTGCAGGGATCGATCGCCTTTGGTGCTTTTGGAGCGATTGCCCGGGCTAATCTTCCCTCGCCGCAGCGCGATCACGAGGCTGTTGCAAATGATTTCAGGAACTTCCTGAGATCGCGCGACATCGCTTTCGACGCCAGTAACATCACCCAGATTTTCGCGACCTTCTGCACCAAACAACGTTCCGCGATCTGA
- a CDS encoding ShlB/FhaC/HecB family hemolysin secretion/activation protein encodes MILAIVLLLPTIARAQGAQAGVNDLGSAPVIDRDRTDRVAPRLEQGPATPAASAPSPQVAPASPSAASVQLARVRYEGSSLRQSVLDEAVAPFIGHPLTNATLQGVANAVTAAYGRSDIAFYAVSIPAQAPVGGEIKVRVVEGRIKNYTLSGISPSAPVKLIGAHMQRLMREDPLRKSTLERTLSLLRDIPGQTVNVAVRQMPTAGDLILDVIVKRKQLDIGLTIDNSGVSNVVEGVQAQLSVAAHGLVREGDSTRVSAYLPFYPDRYTYYSLSHSTPLGSNGLTLSANFAQVNTKSRGTHIKGEATLAGVSLTYPIIRSYKKNLSASLSLDGINSTNYYLDTEFGDYRSRAVRAGLSWSDVGPKNGYAASAVVSQGINAIGAKAFTGFSEIKFSKVNIQAIAVKTLLNNLTAKVTVKGQYSKDKLPVTERFSLGGRGAGMAYRIGTITSDQALASNLELSWSLPAKSPVLKATSLFAYVDGAVAHAVARPYYGIAAQDYSLASAGGGVRVGVGKGWRASAEIALPVKRPNDAYSRKARFFFGLGRAF; translated from the coding sequence ATGATCCTTGCGATCGTCTTGCTGTTGCCCACCATCGCCCGCGCCCAGGGTGCACAGGCCGGCGTCAATGATTTGGGCAGCGCGCCCGTTATCGACCGCGACCGAACCGACCGGGTCGCGCCGCGTCTGGAGCAGGGGCCCGCCACTCCCGCGGCATCCGCGCCATCGCCTCAAGTGGCGCCTGCGTCGCCTTCTGCTGCCAGCGTCCAGCTCGCCCGTGTGCGTTATGAAGGCTCCTCGCTCCGCCAGTCCGTCCTGGATGAAGCAGTCGCGCCGTTTATCGGTCACCCCCTGACTAACGCCACCTTGCAGGGGGTCGCCAACGCAGTGACCGCCGCCTACGGTCGAAGCGATATTGCTTTTTATGCTGTCTCGATCCCCGCCCAGGCGCCCGTGGGCGGCGAGATCAAAGTCAGGGTCGTTGAAGGGCGAATAAAAAATTATACGTTGAGCGGCATCTCGCCTAGCGCCCCGGTGAAGTTGATCGGGGCCCATATGCAGCGTCTGATGCGCGAGGATCCACTGCGTAAATCCACGCTGGAACGCACTTTGTCACTGCTGCGCGATATCCCGGGGCAGACGGTCAATGTAGCTGTTCGCCAGATGCCAACGGCCGGTGATCTGATCCTCGATGTGATCGTCAAGCGTAAGCAACTCGATATTGGACTTACGATAGACAATAGCGGGGTAAGCAATGTCGTGGAGGGCGTCCAGGCGCAACTTTCGGTAGCGGCGCATGGACTTGTTCGCGAAGGCGATAGTACAAGGGTTTCCGCTTATCTTCCCTTCTATCCGGATCGATATACATATTATTCGCTGAGCCACAGCACGCCATTGGGAAGCAATGGTCTGACTTTGTCCGCGAACTTCGCGCAGGTTAATACCAAGTCTCGGGGAACGCACATAAAAGGTGAGGCGACGCTCGCGGGGGTTTCCCTTACATATCCGATCATCCGATCGTACAAGAAAAATCTGTCCGCAAGCCTGTCGCTCGATGGAATCAACAGCACCAATTATTATCTCGATACCGAGTTTGGTGATTATCGGTCCCGAGCGGTCCGAGCGGGGCTGTCATGGTCCGATGTGGGGCCCAAGAATGGCTATGCTGCATCTGCCGTGGTGAGCCAGGGGATCAACGCCATTGGCGCCAAAGCCTTTACCGGATTTTCGGAGATTAAATTTTCCAAGGTGAATATACAGGCAATAGCGGTTAAAACGCTATTGAATAACTTGACAGCAAAAGTGACTGTTAAAGGGCAATATTCCAAGGATAAGCTTCCGGTAACCGAGAGATTTTCCTTGGGGGGAAGGGGTGCCGGCATGGCTTATCGGATCGGTACCATAACATCCGATCAGGCACTTGCATCCAACCTGGAATTGAGCTGGTCGCTTCCGGCGAAGTCTCCGGTTTTGAAGGCGACATCCTTGTTCGCTTATGTGGATGGTGCAGTAGCCCACGCTGTTGCGCGACCATATTATGGGATTGCTGCGCAGGATTATTCACTTGCATCGGCCGGCGGCGGCGTGCGCGTGGGCGTAGGGAAGGGCTGGCGCGCGAGCGCCGAAATTGCACTCCCGGTCAAGCGCCCTAACGACGCCTATAGCAGGAAGGCGCGCTTCTTCTTCGGGCTTGGTCGAGCGTTTTAG
- a CDS encoding 2OG-Fe(II) oxygenase, protein MKNVWEVWPAILSPADCDAVIEKAEQYPVQSATVGFDEAQRDDHAYRSSTIRWLDPDIEAELVKTLMRYVHASNRTNFGVDIVAPFDLQYTEYHGTAHGKYDWHHDVWLESPRPYARKLSFVVQLSEPEDYEGGAFEFFGLQQPGATFAPRGSMLIFPSFLQHRVLPVTKGIRRSLVSWVEGPRWR, encoded by the coding sequence ATGAAGAATGTCTGGGAAGTGTGGCCGGCGATATTGTCACCTGCGGACTGTGACGCTGTTATCGAGAAGGCGGAGCAATATCCTGTGCAGTCCGCGACCGTTGGCTTTGACGAAGCGCAACGTGATGACCATGCTTACCGCAGCTCTACGATCCGCTGGCTGGATCCCGACATTGAGGCCGAACTCGTCAAGACATTGATGCGCTATGTTCATGCGTCGAACAGGACCAATTTCGGCGTGGACATCGTGGCGCCGTTCGACCTGCAATACACGGAATATCACGGCACGGCGCACGGCAAATATGATTGGCATCATGACGTCTGGCTGGAATCCCCTCGGCCCTATGCACGTAAGCTGTCCTTCGTCGTCCAGCTCTCCGAACCGGAGGATTATGAGGGTGGGGCTTTTGAGTTTTTCGGCCTTCAGCAGCCCGGCGCTACCTTCGCTCCGCGCGGCAGCATGTTGATCTTTCCATCATTCCTGCAGCATCGTGTTCTCCCGGTGACGAAGGGTATTCGGCGTAGCCTTGTAAGCTGGGTCGAGGGGCCGCGATGGAGATGA
- a CDS encoding A24 family peptidase, translating into MSPSALPSIPLLSGGSLLCLFILLGAAVYFDVCFRRIPNGLSLLAAIAAVPYWIGVSGDAMPASIGQQFLVLLVATGPLLLLFAVGAVGGGDIKLLGALLLWIRAGDVVGMIAVIILAGGAVAAGAVAHALWRRRQWREATVPFGVAIAAGAMPVLADDLVFTLKAAGVLG; encoded by the coding sequence ATGTCACCATCGGCTCTTCCGTCGATCCCCTTGCTGAGCGGGGGCAGCTTATTGTGCCTGTTCATTCTGCTGGGCGCCGCAGTCTATTTCGACGTCTGTTTCCGGCGGATACCCAATGGTTTGTCCCTGCTGGCCGCCATTGCCGCGGTGCCCTATTGGATTGGGGTGTCGGGGGACGCTATGCCAGCCTCGATCGGACAACAATTTCTCGTTCTGCTGGTCGCCACAGGGCCGTTGCTGCTGCTCTTTGCTGTGGGCGCCGTGGGGGGCGGAGACATCAAACTGCTCGGCGCGCTGCTATTGTGGATCCGTGCCGGAGACGTTGTTGGAATGATCGCAGTCATCATTCTTGCAGGAGGGGCGGTTGCCGCAGGGGCAGTGGCGCATGCGCTGTGGAGGCGAAGGCAATGGCGCGAAGCGACGGTGCCCTTCGGCGTTGCGATTGCCGCGGGCGCCATGCCGGTTCTGGCCGATGACCTCGTCTTCACGTTAAAGGCCGCGGGGGTTCTGGGCTGA
- a CDS encoding beta strand repeat-containing protein, with the protein MNVLPGSSSSTGVLATVDVLTDEGTVAQVTLPTTTEQVQQGLAPVGSLTGALLGDQVGGAVTQLTNGLSPTVAAVTSTVDQVTGPLLDTVNGVLAPVTGQLIGDNGALAPVTGLVENLVGGLTGTLPGSPTDPAGTLNGPLIGANAGGNSLTGASTADTLAGVNLLNPTGENAATGQLVTVGVLSQGTIVDVALPTTAAGVEAGLAPVANLTGTLLGSQVGATVGQVTTGLAPVAAAVTSTVDGVVSPVLDAVNTLAPVLNGATGGSPLAPVTGIVGSVLGGEGAGTGSVLAPVTGVVSSVLGGVTSGGATGGVLAPVTGVVDSVLGGGTGAGSVLAPVTGVVNSVLGGDATGGAGSVLAPVTGVVNSVLGGDATGGAGSVLAPVTGVVNSVLGGGATGGAGTILAPVTGLVNSVVGGATDGSAGGVLAPVTGVVGSVLGGGTGSGSVLAPVTGVVSSVLAPVTGGSGTAAPVTGLLGGLLKGGN; encoded by the coding sequence GTGAATGTGTTGCCGGGTTCGTCTTCATCGACAGGCGTTCTGGCGACCGTCGATGTCCTGACCGACGAAGGCACCGTTGCGCAGGTCACACTGCCTACCACCACTGAGCAGGTCCAGCAGGGTCTCGCGCCGGTTGGCTCCTTGACGGGCGCACTGCTGGGGGATCAGGTGGGAGGTGCTGTAACACAGCTCACCAATGGTCTTTCACCTACCGTGGCGGCCGTCACATCGACCGTCGACCAGGTGACTGGGCCGCTCCTCGATACCGTGAACGGTGTCCTGGCGCCGGTGACCGGGCAATTGATTGGCGACAACGGCGCTCTCGCACCGGTGACGGGGCTCGTCGAGAACCTGGTCGGCGGACTGACTGGCACATTGCCGGGGAGCCCAACCGATCCGGCGGGCACGCTCAATGGTCCCTTGATTGGTGCCAATGCCGGCGGCAATTCGCTGACCGGGGCAAGCACCGCCGATACGCTGGCAGGAGTCAACCTGCTGAACCCGACGGGCGAAAATGCGGCCACGGGTCAGCTCGTCACGGTCGGCGTGCTCTCGCAGGGAACCATCGTCGATGTTGCGCTGCCAACCACCGCGGCAGGCGTTGAGGCGGGCCTTGCGCCCGTCGCCAACCTGACCGGAACATTGCTCGGCTCCCAGGTCGGAGCAACGGTCGGTCAGGTCACAACCGGTCTCGCGCCGGTCGCCGCCGCTGTCACATCGACTGTGGACGGCGTGGTCTCGCCGGTCCTTGACGCCGTCAACACCCTGGCTCCTGTCCTGAACGGCGCTACCGGCGGATCGCCGCTTGCACCCGTGACGGGTATCGTGGGCTCCGTCCTTGGCGGCGAGGGTGCTGGAACGGGATCGGTGCTTGCACCTGTGACGGGTGTCGTCAGTTCAGTCCTCGGAGGAGTTACGTCCGGCGGCGCGACTGGCGGTGTGCTTGCGCCCGTGACTGGCGTTGTTGACTCTGTCCTGGGGGGCGGAACGGGCGCCGGTTCGGTGCTTGCTCCGGTCACTGGAGTTGTAAACTCGGTCCTGGGCGGTGACGCCACTGGCGGGGCGGGCTCGGTCCTGGCACCTGTAACGGGGGTCGTGAACTCCGTCCTTGGTGGAGATGCCACCGGCGGTGCGGGCTCGGTCCTCGCCCCGGTCACCGGAGTTGTGAACTCGGTGCTGGGCGGTGGCGCGACAGGTGGAGCGGGCACCATTCTCGCCCCGGTCACTGGTCTCGTCAATTCAGTCGTCGGTGGCGCCACTGATGGTTCGGCCGGAGGCGTTCTGGCTCCGGTGACCGGCGTTGTCGGCTCTGTGCTGGGAGGAGGCACGGGCTCAGGCTCGGTTCTCGCTCCCGTAACGGGCGTCGTGAGTTCGGTGCTTGCACCGGTCACGGGCGGCAGCGGCACGGCTGCGCCGGTCACGGGCCTTCTCGGAGGTCTCCTCAAGGGAGGAAACTGA
- a CDS encoding EAL domain-containing protein, with protein sequence MKAVEKESRHYLLTVRLNNYSALCAAYGDELANNALKHVRRSLERHLGKVLIAAVESEALTVLAENRLLESYSPDELVEILCSITSAEPFRCADVDVLLDICAAYRPVDASTTPEDFERLLAEATAELEFAHPRSIATWRSMSAKEEARYRADMARSVALLKAIRRRTAFLVWRPIADPNDRGRILYYDGRLRQANGSGQQVECDTAVTAFERLGLSHIIDLQLVSDVLDELQADPLARLSIPVSAKSLSASLFGREAGWNEIFTRLHRDAALGPRLILEVADTSDLPSDIELEPFLDRIRALGVRLAVGRFGGLASSIEQLIGIAPDIIKIDSGFLHTAHQSDRSRARVGPLLDLARTVARIVVLDGVASSWHLLLALDEAAEWVAGSYVGGTSIGRDWVKADYGDAVAGLSSFNHAFGDYGSGPRNGHHTTH encoded by the coding sequence ATGAAAGCGGTCGAAAAGGAGAGCAGGCATTATCTCCTCACGGTTCGTCTGAATAATTATTCAGCACTCTGTGCAGCCTATGGCGACGAGTTGGCCAACAACGCTCTCAAGCATGTTCGAAGAAGTCTTGAGCGCCATCTCGGCAAGGTTCTGATCGCAGCGGTTGAGAGTGAGGCGCTGACAGTTCTGGCGGAAAACAGGCTCCTTGAGAGCTATTCCCCCGACGAATTGGTTGAAATACTCTGTTCCATCACAAGCGCCGAGCCCTTTCGCTGCGCCGATGTGGACGTCCTGCTTGACATATGCGCGGCCTACAGACCTGTCGATGCCTCGACGACCCCTGAGGACTTCGAGCGCCTCCTGGCCGAGGCTACTGCCGAACTGGAATTTGCCCATCCGCGTTCCATTGCTACCTGGCGTAGTATGTCGGCCAAGGAAGAGGCGCGTTACCGTGCGGACATGGCTCGCTCTGTCGCTTTGCTGAAAGCCATCAGGCGCCGGACAGCATTTTTAGTATGGCGGCCGATCGCCGATCCCAACGACCGTGGCCGCATTCTCTATTATGACGGCAGATTGCGGCAGGCCAACGGAAGCGGTCAGCAGGTGGAATGCGACACTGCGGTCACAGCATTTGAACGTCTTGGCCTCTCTCATATCATCGATCTCCAGCTTGTTTCCGACGTGCTGGACGAGCTACAGGCCGACCCTCTGGCGCGGTTGTCTATTCCGGTGTCCGCGAAGAGTCTGAGCGCCAGTCTCTTTGGCCGGGAAGCGGGATGGAATGAAATCTTCACGCGGTTGCATCGCGATGCAGCGCTCGGTCCACGACTGATCCTGGAGGTCGCCGACACGAGTGACTTGCCTTCCGATATCGAGCTGGAGCCTTTTCTCGATCGGATTCGAGCCTTGGGCGTTCGCCTGGCCGTCGGCCGTTTCGGCGGTCTTGCATCGTCGATCGAGCAGCTTATCGGCATTGCGCCGGACATCATCAAGATCGACAGCGGCTTCCTCCATACCGCCCATCAGTCTGACAGAAGCCGTGCGCGTGTTGGCCCGTTGCTTGACCTCGCTCGGACTGTGGCGCGCATTGTCGTGCTTGATGGCGTTGCCTCGTCCTGGCACCTGTTGTTGGCGCTCGATGAAGCTGCTGAATGGGTGGCCGGATCCTATGTCGGCGGAACCAGTATTGGCCGCGACTGGGTCAAGGCCGATTATGGGGATGCAGTCGCAGGCCTGAGCAGCTTCAATCATGCCTTCGGCGATTATGGCAGCGGGCCGCGAAACGGGCATCACACGACACACTAG
- a CDS encoding autotransporter outer membrane beta-barrel domain-containing protein: protein MFKAETTFRRFMQKGLMAAALLGAAGMTAAHAAPYGPYASTPGEASLGSSLDSATTAPVGDRAAMLQSLDALPTAAERADALGQLSARSYSLLPRLSIQSMDSADREIRSYLVERRNIASSASADVPVRGDRTINMMLVGGLKQATYKGRVDRPEAKSDSRSVRFAIDVSPIENLIVGATLGIDGIDAKLDSGQKPRITAFNTNIGPYASFNNGKFYIDATAGYNFSEFKLRRQVGWTGFSDRMRANVDGDGWHATTEVGAMLRAANIKLQPFVGLQYRYADIGGFMEGGGAASLEVASYRTKSLRASVGARASATIDTGRWAIRPSVEAQYQRELRSQPDSRIEARFVARDLDIFTLNPTRLARNAALLSAGASATYNSRTTFRLGYTGELSSDRNVHAAVLSVSRRF, encoded by the coding sequence ATGTTCAAGGCAGAGACGACATTCAGGCGGTTCATGCAGAAGGGCCTGATGGCCGCCGCGTTGCTGGGTGCGGCGGGCATGACGGCAGCCCATGCCGCGCCCTATGGTCCTTATGCAAGCACGCCAGGGGAGGCCTCGCTGGGCTCTTCGCTTGATTCAGCAACTACCGCTCCGGTAGGCGATCGCGCGGCGATGCTGCAATCTCTCGACGCTCTTCCCACCGCTGCAGAGCGTGCAGATGCGCTGGGGCAGTTGTCGGCGCGTAGCTATTCCCTCTTACCCCGCCTTTCGATCCAGTCCATGGACTCGGCTGATCGCGAAATCCGCAGCTATCTTGTCGAGCGGCGCAATATCGCTTCGAGCGCGAGCGCGGATGTGCCGGTCCGCGGCGATCGCACCATCAACATGATGCTGGTGGGGGGGCTGAAGCAGGCGACCTACAAGGGCCGGGTCGACCGGCCGGAAGCGAAGAGTGATTCACGTTCGGTCCGCTTCGCCATCGATGTGAGCCCGATTGAGAATCTCATCGTCGGTGCGACCCTGGGGATCGACGGAATCGATGCGAAGCTGGACTCAGGACAGAAGCCCCGGATCACGGCGTTCAATACGAACATCGGACCCTATGCGAGCTTCAATAACGGCAAATTCTACATCGACGCGACGGCGGGCTATAATTTCTCCGAGTTCAAGCTGCGGCGCCAGGTCGGCTGGACGGGCTTTTCCGACAGGATGCGCGCCAATGTCGATGGCGATGGCTGGCATGCGACAACGGAAGTGGGCGCCATGCTCCGCGCCGCCAATATCAAGCTGCAGCCCTTTGTCGGCCTGCAATATCGCTATGCCGACATTGGCGGCTTCATGGAAGGTGGCGGGGCCGCATCGCTCGAAGTTGCCAGCTATCGCACCAAGTCCCTGCGGGCGAGCGTCGGTGCGCGCGCGTCGGCCACGATCGACACGGGCCGCTGGGCGATCCGGCCGTCAGTAGAGGCTCAGTATCAGCGGGAACTTCGCAGCCAGCCCGACAGCCGCATCGAAGCCCGCTTCGTGGCCCGCGACCTCGACATCTTCACGCTCAATCCGACACGGCTGGCGCGCAATGCGGCGTTGCTGAGCGCAGGAGCGTCGGCGACCTATAACAGCCGCACGACCTTCCGGCTGGGCTATACGGGAGAATTGAGCTCGGATCGCAATGTTCATGCGGCAGTTCTTTCGGTAAGCCGACGCTTCTGA